In one window of Leptidea sinapis chromosome 9, ilLepSina1.1, whole genome shotgun sequence DNA:
- the LOC126966027 gene encoding uncharacterized protein LOC126966027, with product MNSPIIFMFTVCLIPVVLSIRCYQCASSENLAEDTCGAYNKFDTESHIAVECNSDESNMPGSFCMKLTQQGSKGFIWDGRWRQVIRRCASVAETGVTGVCNWGVSENGVYWEECYCTSDECNSSISIKSCMVMVISAIVTAFYANW from the exons atgaatagtcCTATTATATTCATGTTTACCGTGTGTTTAATACCAGTAG ttttaaGTATAAGGTGTTATCAATGTGCATCATCTGAAAATCTGGCTGAAGATACATGCGGTGCTTACAATAAATTTGATACAGAGAGTCACATAGCTGTGGAATGTAACAGTGACGAATCTAACATGCCTGGCTCCTTTTGTATGAAACTAACACAACAAGGGTCAAAGGGATTCATTT GGGATGGTAGATGGCGGCAAGTGATAAGGCGTTGTGCGTCTGTTGCTGAAACTGGAGTGACAGGAGTTTGCAACTGGGGAGTCAGTGAGAATGGAGTATATTGGGAAGAGTGTTACTGCACATCAGATGAGTGCAATAGTTCCATATCTATAAAATCATGCATGGTCATGGTAATCTCTGCAATTGTGACTGCATTTTATGCAAATTGGTga